Proteins from one Cicer arietinum cultivar CDC Frontier isolate Library 1 chromosome 3, Cicar.CDCFrontier_v2.0, whole genome shotgun sequence genomic window:
- the LOC101502847 gene encoding uncharacterized protein: MEIDEAIRGCEDRRLQTKYNNATYVIQRALALYSIEEVAFSFNGGKDSTVLLHLLRAGYFLHKAGQNSANGDVKNFPIRTIYFESPCAFPEINSFTYDIAATYGLQIDTISLDFKSGLETLLKEKPIRAIFLGVRIGDPTAVGQEQFSPSSPGWPPFMRVNPILDWSYRDVWAFLLTCKVNYCSLYDQGYTSIGSIYDTVPNSLLSVSNSSNKFKPAYLLSDGRLERAGRVKRKSSSAGGQLPADSNGMDLHKNSTLTASIIAVGDEILFGIVEDQVGPYLCTKLQSIGWSVLQYSVVHNNIDSVAEEVERQKSRTDMVFIYGGVGPLHSDVTLAGIAKAFDVRLAPDEEFEEYLRHIIGDQCTGDRNEMAQLPEGITELLHHGKLTLPLIKCQNVIILSATNVSELEKQWDCLIELTKSNDLLTLLDPYISKHMTTNLSDVEVAQPLSKLCLEFPDICIGCYRKARYGSLIISFKGKDQARIESAIKALQKKFKSEAFIEMK; this comes from the exons TATTGAGGAGGTTGCTTTCAGTTTCAATGGTGGAAAGGATTCGACG GTTTTGTTGCACCTACTCAGGGCTGGCTATTTCTTGCATAAAGCAGGGCAAAATAGTGCAAATGGGGATGTAAAAAATTTCCCAATTCGaacaatatattttgaaagtCCTTGTGCTTTCCCGGAAATCAACTCATTTACCTATGATATCGCTGCCAC CTATGGTTTGCAAATTGACACCATCAGCTTAGATTTCAAGTCTGGCTTGGAGACTTTGCTGAAAGAAAAGCCAATTCGAGCTATTTTCCTTGGTGTTCGAATCGGAGACCCTACTGCG GTTGGCCAAGAACAATTCTCCCCCAGTTCACCTGGGTGGCCACCTTTCATGAGAGTCAATCCCATTTTAGATTGGTCATACAG AGACGTTTGGGCCTTCCTTTTAACTTGCAAGGTGAACTATTGCAGTCTCTATGATCAAGG TTATACATCAATTGGAAGCATATATGACACGGTTCCAAACTCCTTACTATCCGTTAGTAATTCGTCCAATAAATTCAAACCGGCATATTTACTTTCTGATGGAAGATTAGAGAGGGCGGGGAGAGTTAAAAGGAAATCTTCTTCGGCCGGTGGACAACTTCCTGCT GATAGCAATGGCATGGATTTGCATAAAAACAGCACACTAACAGCATCAATCATTGCTGTGGGAGATGAGATTCT GTTTGGCATTGTTGAGGATCAGGTGGGACCATATTTATGTACGAAGCTGCAATCCATCGGTTGGTCTGTGTTGCAATATTCCGTAGTACACAATAAT ATAGATTCCGTGGCAGAAGAAGTTGAGCGACAGAAATCTAGGACCGATATG GTATTTATTTATGGAGGTGTAGGTCCACTGCATTCAGATGTTACCTTAGCAGGCATTGCAAAAGCTTTTGATGTTCGTTTG GCTCCTGATGAAGAATTTGAAGAATATCTACGACATATTATTGGTGATCAGTGTACTGGTGATAGGAATGAG ATGGCTCAATTGCCTGAGGGCATAACTGAATTACTGCATCATGGCAAGTTGACTTTACCCTTG ATCAAGTGCCAGAATGTAATAATTCTCAGTGCAACGAATGTTTCGGAGCTGGAAAAGCAGTGGGATTGTTTGATTGAATTAACAAAGTCTAATGACCTACTAACATTGCTTGATCCATACATATCAAAGCACATGACAACTAATTTATCAGAT GTTGAAGTTGCTCAACCTCTATCAAAGCTTTGTCTTGAATTTCCAGACATATGTATTG GGTGTTACCGCAAAGCCAGATATGGATCTCTAATAATAAGTTTCAAAGGAAAG GACCAAGCACGCATCGAATCAGCTATAAAAGCATTACAGAAGAAGTTTAAATCTGAAGCGTTCATCGAGATGAAGTAG